The proteins below are encoded in one region of Chroicocephalus ridibundus chromosome 9, bChrRid1.1, whole genome shotgun sequence:
- the RORA gene encoding nuclear receptor ROR-alpha isoform X2: MMCFVLAAMKAQIEIIPCKICGDKSSGIHYGVITCEGCKGFFRRSQQSNATYSCPRQKNCLIDRTSRNRCQHCRLQKCLAVGMSRDAVKFGRMSKKQRDSLYAEVQKHRMQQQQRDHQQQPGEAEPLTPTYNITTNGLTELHDDLSNYIDGHTPEGSKADSAVSSFYLDIQPSPDQSGLDINGIKPEPICDYTPASGFFPYCSFTNGETSPTVSMAELEHLAQNISKSHMETCQYLREELQQITWQTFLQEEIENYQNKQREVMWQLCAVKITEAIQYVVEFAKRIDGFMELCQNDQIVLLKAGSLEVVFIRMCRAFDSQNNTVYFDGKYASPEVFKSLGCEDFISFVFEFGKSLCSMHLTEDEIALFSAFVLMSADRSWLQEKVKIEKLQQKIQLALQHVLQKNHREDGILTKLICKVSTLRALCGRHTEKLMAFKAIYPDIVRLHFPPLYKELFTSEFEPAMQIDG; the protein is encoded by the exons GGCTTTTTCAGGAGGAGTCAGCAAAGCAATGCTACGTACTCCTGTCCTCGGCAGAAGAACTGCTTGATTGACCGAACTAGTAGAAACCGCTGCCAACACTGTCGATTACAGAAATGCCTTGCTGTGGGGATGTCTCGAGATG CTGTAAAGTTTGGTCGAATGTCAAAaaagcagagggacagcctgTATGCGGAGGTGCAGAAACATcgaatgcagcagcagcagcgagatCATCAGCAGCAACCGGGAGAGGCAGAACCACTAACACCAACATACAATATCACCACCAATGGGTTAACAGAGCTACACGATGACCTCAGTAATTACATTGATGGGCATACCCCTGAAGGTAGCAAAGCAGACTCTGCAGTTAGCAGCTTCTACTTAGACATACAGCCTTCTCCAGATCAGTCGGGTCTTGATATTAATGGAATCAAACCAGAACCAATATGTGACTACACACCAGCATCGGGCTTCTTCCCTTATTGTTCTTTTACAAATGGGGAGACCTCTCCAACTGTGTCCATGGCAGAATTAG AACATCTTGCACAGAATATTTCCAAGTCACACATGGAAACCTGCCAGTACTTGAGAGAGGAGCTACAGCAGATCACATGGCAGActtttctgcaggaagaaatcGAGAACTATCAGAACAAG CAAAGGGAGGTAATGTGGCAGTTATGCGCAGTCAAAATAACAGAAGCTATACAGTATGTAGTGGAATTTGCCAAACGCATTGATGGCTTTATGGAACTGTGTCAAAACGATCAAATTGTGCTTTTAAAAGCAG GGTCTTTAGAGGTTGTGTTCATCAGAATGTGCCGTGCCTTTGACTCCCAGAACAACACAGTCTACTTTGATGGCAAGTATGCTAGCCCAGAGGTTTTCAAGTCCTTAG GTTGTGAAGACTTCATTagttttgtgtttgaatttggAAAAAGTTTATGTTCTATGCACCTGACAGAAGATGAGATAGCTTTGTTTTCTGCGTTTGTTTTAATGTCAGCAG ATCGCTCATGGCTTCAGGAGAAAGTAAAAATTGAAAAACTCCAACAGAAGATCCAGCTAGCACTTCAGCATGTCCTACAGAAGAACCACCGAGAAGATGGAATTCTAACAAAG TTAATATGCAAAGTGTCTACTTTAAGAGCACTGTGTGGACGACATACAGAAAAGCTTATGGCATTTAAAGCAATATACCCAGACATTGTACGACTTCATTTTCCTCCACTTTACAAGGAGTTGTTCACTTCAGAATTTGAGCCAGCGATGCAAATTGATGGGTAA